Proteins from a single region of Murdochiella vaginalis:
- a CDS encoding PPC domain-containing DNA-binding protein, with protein MEYRRFGDTIVCRLQRGEEIHEQLEKVAKAEKVKLAEVRGIGAIDDFTVGCYDVNEQKYYKNHFTFPAEITMLYGNITTMEDEYYAHIHLTAADKEGHAFGGHLNEARIFATGELFIRVLDGTVEREKDERIGLNVFRFLD; from the coding sequence ATGGAATACAGACGCTTTGGCGATACCATCGTGTGTCGTTTGCAACGAGGAGAAGAAATTCACGAGCAGTTGGAGAAAGTGGCCAAGGCGGAAAAGGTGAAGCTGGCGGAGGTGCGCGGTATCGGCGCCATCGACGATTTTACAGTCGGTTGCTACGATGTGAACGAGCAAAAATATTATAAAAATCACTTTACGTTCCCGGCAGAAATCACTATGCTCTACGGCAATATTACGACAATGGAAGACGAATACTATGCGCACATCCATCTGACGGCGGCGGATAAAGAAGGCCATGCGTTCGGTGGACATCTGAATGAAGCGCGAATTTTTGCGACGGGGGAACTGTTTATTCGTGTTCTGGACGGCACCGTGGAACGCGAAAAGGATGAACGCATCGGATTAAATGTCTTCCGTTTTCTGGACTGA
- a CDS encoding ABC transporter permease, translating into MRAYKLFLKIARHNKGFLLITFGIFFGLFLLMARNQTEEAAFVEERKPRLALINRSQDAFAKSLEAYLKKTNEIVDAGTDEKAWNASIFRDKVDYVLVIPETFRFPETGSRLDVQTFVSKNDTPVQVLDRQITLYATSYRLFDSHIPSSVQGSERSDFLESYMTKIMDTKLEGQIAVNGHENSAQIELFMGMLGVILYVLLSAGFICVGMTIARTEDPKIKARELISGYDEATRTRQITLSSFVFMFFLWAIFMLISLAIVGFDVLETRQAQVGVLTSAVHALAINGLILFIMQIFRSENAASFFSTAYSLLVAFSTGVFVPSFLLPDFVVKASRIFPSYWLMNTIDHLTHVSAAKIDYALVNRNLLLLLGVAVTTFLLTIILRREQSKAR; encoded by the coding sequence ATAAGCTGTTTCTCAAAATCGCACGCCACAATAAAGGCTTTTTACTGATTACTTTCGGCATTTTTTTTGGGCTCTTTTTACTCATGGCGAGGAATCAGACCGAGGAAGCCGCTTTTGTAGAGGAAAGAAAGCCGCGGTTAGCACTGATTAATCGCAGTCAGGATGCGTTCGCCAAGAGCCTTGAAGCGTATTTGAAGAAAACAAACGAGATCGTGGACGCCGGAACGGATGAAAAAGCGTGGAACGCTTCCATTTTTCGGGACAAGGTGGACTATGTCCTGGTGATTCCTGAAACCTTCCGTTTTCCCGAGACGGGAAGCCGGCTCGACGTACAGACCTTCGTCAGTAAAAATGATACGCCGGTACAGGTATTGGATCGCCAGATTACTCTTTATGCCACGAGTTATCGCCTCTTTGACAGTCATATTCCTTCTTCCGTGCAGGGAAGTGAGCGAAGTGATTTTCTTGAGTCGTACATGACAAAAATCATGGATACGAAACTGGAGGGACAAATCGCTGTAAATGGCCACGAAAACAGTGCGCAAATTGAACTCTTCATGGGAATGCTTGGCGTCATTCTTTACGTCCTCTTAAGCGCCGGTTTTATATGTGTGGGCATGACCATTGCCCGTACAGAAGATCCGAAAATAAAGGCTCGTGAGCTGATCAGCGGCTATGACGAGGCGACCAGGACGCGACAAATTACGCTTTCGTCCTTTGTATTTATGTTTTTCCTCTGGGCGATCTTCATGCTAATCAGCCTTGCTATTGTGGGCTTTGACGTGCTCGAGACGAGACAGGCACAAGTTGGGGTTCTGACTTCTGCGGTGCACGCTCTAGCCATCAACGGACTGATCCTGTTTATCATGCAGATTTTTCGATCGGAAAATGCAGCTTCGTTCTTTAGCACCGCCTATTCATTATTGGTGGCCTTTTCCACCGGTGTTTTTGTTCCGAGCTTTCTGCTTCCGGATTTCGTCGTAAAAGCATCGCGCATATTCCCCTCCTATTGGCTGATGAACACCATTGATCATCTGACACATGTCAGTGCGGCGAAAATCGATTACGCGTTGGTAAATCGCAATCTCCTTCTACTTCTGGGTGTTGCGGTGACGACGTTCCTCTTGACCATCATTTTGCGCCGGGAACAGAGCAAAGCTCGGTAG